A region of Subdoligranulum variabile DNA encodes the following proteins:
- a CDS encoding glycosyl hydrolase family 28 protein: protein MFESHLFARCTAHHAVLYWDKPAAAGTRAEYIVYLNNEPVGTTERTHYTLGNLEPQTEYRVDVIFENQPVGACMLRTGAEKHRINVTEAPYWAKGDGITKNTAALQRAIDACGPGDAVYLPAGTYLTGALQLHSDMELYLEEGAVLQGTAQLVDYQPRIPSRFEGIERRCYSSLLNLGKMDHDDGYNCVNVVIRGKGTIAGGGKALADAIIADEREHLKDYLAEHLDLVESCDEEDTIPGRVRPRLVNLSNCQNVWISGLTLKDSPSWILQMIYSDNIVTDHCAFHSEGIWNGDGWDPDSSTNCTLFASELYTGDDSVAIKSGKNPEGNAIGRPSAHIYIFDCRVGSGQGLCIGSEMSGGVEDVQIWDCDLENSFSGLEIKATAKRGGYVRGVTVRDCKAPRVMIHAVPYNDDGEAADTVPVLEHFTFAGLTLTGRALNSKQEWKDVSPVELAGFEGPNGTLRDVNFDGLTITAKAPRLPLQYCSDVTLRGVTCLPPQEN from the coding sequence ATGTTTGAAAGCCATCTGTTTGCCCGCTGTACGGCGCATCACGCCGTGCTCTACTGGGACAAACCCGCTGCGGCGGGCACCAGGGCGGAATATATCGTCTATCTGAACAACGAGCCGGTGGGGACCACCGAGCGCACCCACTACACCCTGGGCAATTTGGAACCCCAGACGGAATACCGGGTGGATGTGATCTTTGAAAACCAGCCTGTAGGGGCCTGCATGCTGCGCACCGGGGCGGAAAAGCACCGCATCAACGTCACCGAAGCTCCCTACTGGGCCAAGGGGGACGGCATCACCAAGAATACCGCCGCCCTGCAGCGGGCCATTGATGCCTGCGGCCCCGGCGATGCGGTCTACCTGCCCGCTGGCACCTACTTGACCGGGGCATTGCAGCTGCACAGCGATATGGAGCTTTACCTGGAGGAGGGGGCCGTGCTGCAGGGCACAGCGCAGCTGGTGGATTACCAGCCCCGCATCCCCAGCCGGTTCGAGGGCATCGAGCGGCGCTGCTATTCCAGCCTGCTGAATCTGGGTAAGATGGACCATGACGACGGCTACAACTGCGTGAATGTGGTCATCCGAGGCAAAGGCACCATCGCCGGCGGCGGCAAGGCGCTGGCGGATGCCATCATTGCCGACGAGCGGGAGCATCTCAAGGACTATCTGGCCGAGCATCTGGACCTGGTGGAAAGCTGCGATGAGGAGGACACCATCCCCGGCCGGGTACGTCCGCGGCTGGTGAATCTGAGCAACTGCCAGAACGTCTGGATCAGCGGTCTGACGCTGAAGGACAGCCCTTCCTGGATCCTGCAGATGATCTACAGCGACAACATTGTCACCGACCACTGCGCGTTCCATTCGGAAGGCATCTGGAACGGGGACGGCTGGGATCCTGATTCCAGCACCAACTGCACCCTGTTTGCCAGTGAGCTGTATACCGGCGACGATTCGGTGGCCATCAAGAGCGGCAAGAACCCCGAGGGAAATGCCATCGGCCGCCCCAGCGCGCATATCTATATTTTTGACTGTCGGGTGGGCTCCGGGCAGGGGCTCTGCATCGGCAGCGAGATGTCCGGCGGCGTGGAGGATGTCCAGATCTGGGACTGCGATCTGGAAAATTCTTTTTCCGGTCTGGAGATCAAGGCCACGGCCAAGCGCGGCGGCTATGTGCGCGGTGTGACGGTGCGGGACTGCAAGGCACCGCGGGTGATGATCCATGCGGTGCCCTACAACGATGACGGCGAGGCTGCCGACACCGTGCCGGTGCTGGAGCACTTCACCTTTGCGGGGCTGACCCTGACCGGCCGGGCCCTGAACAGCAAGCAGGAATGGAAGGATGTTTCCCCGGTGGAGCTGGCGGGCTTTGAAGGACCCAATGGCACGCTGCGGGATGTGAACTTTGACGGGCTGACGATCACGGCCAAGGCACCGCGCCTGCCGCTGCAGTATTGCAGCGACGTGACGCTGCGTGGCGTGACCTGCCTGCCGCCGCAGGAGAACTGA
- a CDS encoding nucleoid-associated protein: MEVKINQVILHLLDPGASEPLLSDRPMDLDTDLFEYFSAVIEKAFVSDEVKNCRFLPDSAFAQEMAQNQDFVDLSRRIAGVIFEQMLQYPAIPAGDLAVVDFAGDGVPYYGVLKLNYRPGYTHHTETMGNGRFSSMVPQRTLLPGTPKADEAALIDRANGTVRLIEKKFNLDEKKDFYLSTRVFGCTEAMQEKAKLKAVCETAVAAVKEAYPEPEELDDVPPFDGGTETAVELMVRNQAVDNTISVEDVRTRMRENYPLAAPKFEAALAETGVQENDRVTVSPARMKKLESRSFKTESGIEIKIPAELCNSDDAVEFIHSATGGLSLLIKDVLV; encoded by the coding sequence ATGGAAGTCAAGATCAATCAGGTGATTCTGCATCTGCTGGATCCCGGCGCGTCGGAACCGCTGCTCTCCGACCGGCCGATGGACCTCGACACCGATCTGTTTGAATATTTTTCCGCTGTGATCGAGAAAGCCTTCGTCAGCGACGAGGTCAAAAACTGCCGTTTCCTGCCCGATTCCGCGTTTGCCCAGGAGATGGCCCAGAACCAGGACTTCGTGGACCTGTCCCGCCGTATTGCGGGGGTCATCTTCGAGCAGATGCTGCAGTACCCGGCCATCCCGGCGGGGGACCTGGCGGTGGTGGATTTCGCGGGGGACGGCGTGCCCTACTACGGTGTTCTCAAACTCAATTACCGCCCCGGCTACACCCACCATACCGAGACAATGGGCAACGGACGGTTCAGCAGCATGGTGCCCCAGCGCACGCTGCTGCCCGGCACCCCCAAGGCCGACGAGGCAGCCCTCATCGACCGGGCCAACGGTACGGTGCGCCTCATCGAAAAGAAGTTCAACCTGGACGAAAAAAAGGATTTTTATCTTTCCACCCGGGTTTTCGGCTGCACCGAAGCCATGCAGGAGAAGGCCAAGCTGAAAGCCGTCTGCGAGACCGCCGTGGCAGCAGTGAAGGAGGCCTACCCCGAACCGGAGGAACTGGACGACGTGCCGCCTTTTGACGGCGGCACCGAGACGGCCGTGGAGCTGATGGTGCGCAACCAGGCGGTGGACAACACCATCTCGGTGGAGGATGTGCGCACCCGTATGCGGGAAAACTATCCCCTGGCGGCCCCCAAGTTCGAGGCGGCCCTGGCCGAGACCGGCGTACAGGAAAACGACCGGGTGACGGTGAGCCCGGCCCGGATGAAAAAGCTGGAAAGCCGCAGCTTCAAGACGGAATCCGGCATTGAGATCAAGATCCCGGCGGAGCTCTGCAATTCCGACGATGCGGTGGAGTTCATCCACTCGGCCACCGGCGGTCTGAGCCTGCTGATCAAGGACGTACTGGTGTGA
- the pulA gene encoding type I pullulanase yields MNWQQACELPYYGGADLGASWAPEQTIFKLWAPTASAVTLQLFATGTDAEPDAARLADYGMEPAGDGVWSVTVPGNLNGTYYLYQLQFPDGHAASVVDPYARAAGANGQRGMVLDLAEASPEGWAQDVRPAIPAYARAVWEVHVADFSADEHSGVPEEWRGKFMGFVPDNTTLDGDGQHPTCLNYLKQLGISHVQLQPIFDYATVDETKPGGYNWGYDPLNYNVPEGSFATDAFHGEVRVRECRAMIQALHKAGIGVVMDVVYNHTYYTDSWLERTVPGYWNRRWANGNMTNGSGCGDDLASERPMVRKYLVDSVLYWAREYHVDGFRFDLMALEDVETMNAIRAALDELPGGRDILMYGEPWTGGGTNVEGGAQPSDKRALDRLSDRIGFFCDDTRDAVKGNVFDACNAGYVNGAPQCGYDVLHAVGAWRNGARGFRPRQAMQVVQYVSAHDNFTLWDKLAAVGRRTDYDAADAELLAQNRMAAGICLTCQGMPFFQAGEEFGRTKYGDPNSYKGPLSTNRLDWRRAHRPEFAALTSFYRGLLAIRRMYLRLAGACGEPEPFLLALPGWMIGFVPETEGNDPVGQLAVFYNPERTRQWVPLPMGTWRRLCDGTHAGTTPFGPLCRDALELEPRSVTILVAE; encoded by the coding sequence ATGAATTGGCAGCAAGCCTGCGAACTGCCGTATTATGGCGGTGCGGATCTGGGGGCCTCCTGGGCACCCGAACAGACGATCTTCAAGCTGTGGGCACCCACTGCGTCGGCGGTGACGCTCCAGCTCTTTGCCACCGGGACCGACGCGGAGCCCGATGCGGCCCGACTGGCGGACTATGGTATGGAACCGGCCGGGGACGGTGTCTGGTCGGTCACGGTGCCGGGAAACCTGAACGGCACCTATTATCTGTATCAGCTGCAATTCCCCGACGGCCACGCTGCGTCGGTGGTGGACCCTTATGCCCGTGCGGCGGGAGCCAACGGACAGCGGGGGATGGTGCTGGACCTGGCGGAAGCGTCACCGGAAGGCTGGGCGCAGGATGTCCGTCCGGCCATCCCGGCCTATGCCCGGGCGGTGTGGGAGGTCCATGTAGCGGACTTCTCCGCCGACGAGCACAGCGGCGTGCCGGAGGAATGGCGAGGCAAGTTCATGGGGTTTGTGCCCGACAATACCACGCTGGACGGCGACGGGCAGCATCCCACCTGCCTGAACTATCTCAAGCAGCTGGGAATCAGCCATGTGCAGCTGCAGCCGATCTTCGACTATGCCACGGTGGATGAGACAAAACCCGGCGGGTACAACTGGGGATACGATCCGCTGAACTACAATGTGCCGGAGGGATCTTTTGCCACCGATGCCTTCCACGGGGAGGTGCGGGTGCGGGAATGCCGTGCCATGATCCAGGCGCTGCACAAGGCGGGAATCGGTGTGGTGATGGATGTGGTCTACAACCACACCTATTACACCGACAGCTGGCTGGAGCGCACGGTGCCGGGCTACTGGAACCGGCGGTGGGCCAACGGCAACATGACCAACGGCTCCGGCTGCGGGGACGATCTGGCCAGTGAGCGGCCGATGGTACGCAAATATCTGGTGGATTCGGTGCTCTACTGGGCCAGGGAATACCATGTGGATGGGTTCCGCTTCGACCTGATGGCACTGGAAGATGTGGAGACGATGAACGCCATTCGGGCGGCGCTGGATGAGCTGCCCGGCGGGCGGGATATCCTGATGTACGGGGAACCCTGGACCGGTGGCGGGACCAATGTGGAAGGCGGCGCCCAACCCAGCGACAAGCGGGCGCTGGATCGGCTCAGTGACCGCATCGGCTTTTTCTGCGATGATACACGGGACGCCGTCAAGGGCAACGTTTTTGATGCCTGCAATGCGGGATATGTGAACGGTGCGCCCCAGTGCGGCTATGATGTGCTCCACGCGGTGGGGGCCTGGCGCAACGGGGCACGGGGCTTCCGGCCCAGACAGGCCATGCAGGTCGTTCAGTATGTGTCCGCTCACGATAATTTTACCCTGTGGGATAAACTGGCGGCGGTGGGACGCCGCACCGACTACGATGCGGCGGACGCCGAACTGCTGGCCCAGAACCGGATGGCGGCGGGTATCTGCCTGACCTGCCAGGGCATGCCGTTTTTCCAGGCCGGGGAGGAGTTCGGTCGCACCAAGTACGGGGACCCCAACAGCTATAAAGGGCCTTTGTCCACCAACCGGTTGGACTGGCGGCGTGCCCACCGGCCGGAATTTGCGGCGTTGACCTCCTTTTATCGGGGGCTCCTGGCCATTCGGCGGATGTATCTGCGGCTGGCCGGCGCCTGCGGGGAACCGGAGCCCTTCCTGTTGGCATTGCCGGGGTGGATGATCGGCTTCGTGCCGGAGACCGAGGGCAACGACCCGGTAGGCCAGCTGGCAGTCTTTTATAACCCGGAGCGCACCCGCCAGTGGGTGCCTCTGCCCATGGGCACCTGGCGGCGCCTGTGCGACGGAACCCATGCGGGCACCACGCCCTTCGGGCCACTGTGCCGGGATGCCCTGGAACTGGAACCCCGCAGCGTGACGATCCTTGTGGCGGAATGA
- a CDS encoding TIGR01440 family protein has product MELSELTAQARRATEELLEAAHLETGDIFVVGCSSSEITGGRIGHHSSMEAAAAVLAGVLPPLQEQGVYLAAQCCEHLNRAIVLEREVAKTYGYQIVAAIPQPHAGGSWATNCWHTFQDPVLVEEVQAAAGMDIGGTLIGMHLRRVAVPVRLSIDHIGQAILLCARTRPPFIGGARAVYSEEEPR; this is encoded by the coding sequence ATGGAACTTTCCGAACTGACCGCCCAGGCACGCCGTGCCACCGAGGAACTGCTGGAGGCAGCGCACCTGGAAACGGGGGATATCTTTGTGGTGGGATGCTCCAGCAGCGAGATCACCGGCGGGCGCATCGGTCATCATTCCAGCATGGAGGCGGCTGCCGCCGTGCTGGCGGGGGTACTGCCGCCGCTGCAGGAACAGGGCGTCTATCTGGCGGCCCAGTGCTGCGAGCATCTGAACCGTGCCATCGTGCTGGAGCGGGAGGTGGCCAAGACCTATGGCTATCAGATTGTGGCGGCGATCCCGCAGCCCCACGCGGGCGGCAGCTGGGCCACCAACTGCTGGCATACCTTCCAGGACCCGGTCCTCGTGGAGGAGGTTCAGGCGGCTGCCGGTATGGATATCGGCGGTACGCTCATCGGCATGCACCTGCGCCGGGTGGCGGTGCCGGTGCGGCTGAGCATCGACCATATCGGGCAGGCGATCCTGCTCTGCGCGCGCACCCGGCCGCCTTTCATCGGCGGAGCCCGCGCCGTCTACAGTGAGGAGGAACCGCGATGA
- a CDS encoding GntR family transcriptional regulator, which produces MLEDGILRGIYPEETQVPSTNELARTLRINPATGAKGLNLLVEEGILYKRRGIGMFVAEGAVERIRAKRREEFMEQYVKPLAAEARKLGLTAEELQAMLSAACQQED; this is translated from the coding sequence ATGCTGGAGGACGGCATCCTGCGCGGCATCTACCCCGAGGAGACCCAGGTTCCCAGCACCAACGAGCTGGCACGAACGCTGCGCATCAACCCGGCCACCGGTGCCAAGGGGTTGAATCTGCTGGTGGAGGAAGGGATCCTCTACAAGCGCCGCGGCATCGGCATGTTTGTGGCGGAAGGCGCGGTGGAGCGCATCCGTGCCAAGCGGCGGGAGGAATTCATGGAGCAGTACGTCAAACCCCTGGCCGCCGAAGCCCGCAAGCTGGGGCTGACGGCCGAAGAACTGCAGGCGATGCTTTCGGCTGCCTGCCAACAGGAGGACTAA
- a CDS encoding DNA-3-methyladenine glycosylase I has translation MEWKDGRPRCRWANPENPRYLYYHDKEWGVPVHDDRLLFEMLILEGFQAGLSWECVLNKREAFRRAFDGFAWEKVAAYDAEKCEALARDPGIIRNKRKIAAAVQNARVFEDIRREWGSFDRYLWHWTEGKTLCERDKTTSPLSDALSADLRRRGMKFVGSTIVYAYLQAVGVLWSHEEDCFLREPPCQNP, from the coding sequence ATGGAATGGAAAGATGGACGCCCCCGCTGCCGCTGGGCCAATCCCGAAAATCCCCGTTACCTTTACTACCATGATAAGGAATGGGGCGTACCGGTACACGACGACCGGCTGCTCTTTGAAATGCTGATCCTGGAAGGGTTCCAGGCAGGTCTTTCCTGGGAGTGCGTGCTCAACAAGCGGGAAGCCTTCCGCCGCGCCTTCGACGGCTTTGCCTGGGAGAAGGTGGCCGCCTACGACGCTGAAAAATGTGAGGCCCTGGCCCGGGATCCCGGCATCATCCGCAACAAACGCAAGATCGCGGCGGCGGTGCAAAATGCCCGGGTCTTCGAGGACATCCGGCGGGAATGGGGCAGCTTTGACCGCTATCTCTGGCACTGGACGGAGGGCAAGACCCTCTGTGAGCGGGACAAGACCACTTCGCCGCTCTCCGACGCCCTGTCGGCCGATCTGCGCCGGCGCGGGATGAAATTTGTGGGGTCCACCATCGTCTATGCCTATCTGCAGGCGGTGGGGGTGCTCTGGAGCCACGAGGAGGACTGTTTCCTGCGGGAGCCGCCCTGCCAAAACCCGTGA
- a CDS encoding YggS family pyridoxal phosphate-dependent enzyme: MIPETQKQQMTEAVARIRERMAEAARRAGRDPAEVSLCAACKTRTVEEVRYSADLPIDLFGENHVQELVEKTDAGAYNGKPGHFIGHLQTNKVNKVVGRAALIQSVDSTRLLDKIEAAAARLGLTQEILIEINIGAEESKSGVGPDDLWPLLEAAAAKEHLRLRGLMAIPPADADDDQTRRFFAEMRELLAAASDRHYDNAQMDILSMGMSHDYAMAIEEGATIVRVGTAIYGARDYSKK, from the coding sequence ATGATCCCCGAAACACAGAAACAGCAGATGACCGAGGCTGTCGCCCGGATCCGGGAGCGGATGGCTGAGGCCGCCCGCCGTGCCGGGCGGGATCCGGCAGAGGTCAGCCTCTGCGCCGCCTGCAAGACCCGCACGGTGGAGGAGGTGCGCTACAGCGCCGACCTGCCCATCGACCTGTTCGGGGAAAACCACGTGCAGGAACTGGTGGAAAAGACTGATGCCGGGGCCTACAACGGCAAACCGGGGCATTTCATCGGGCATCTGCAGACCAACAAGGTCAACAAGGTGGTGGGGCGTGCGGCGCTGATCCAGAGCGTGGACAGCACCCGCCTGCTGGACAAAATCGAGGCGGCCGCCGCCCGGCTGGGACTGACCCAGGAAATCCTCATCGAGATCAACATCGGTGCCGAGGAGAGCAAGAGCGGGGTGGGACCTGACGACCTGTGGCCGCTGCTGGAGGCGGCCGCTGCCAAGGAACATCTGCGGCTCCGCGGCCTGATGGCTATTCCGCCCGCCGATGCCGACGACGACCAGACCCGCCGTTTCTTTGCCGAGATGCGGGAACTGCTGGCCGCTGCATCGGACCGCCACTATGACAATGCCCAAATGGACATCCTCTCCATGGGGATGAGCCACGACTATGCCATGGCCATCGAGGAGGGCGCCACCATTGTCCGGGTGGGCACTGCCATCTACGGCGCCCGGGACTACAGCAAAAAGTAA
- a CDS encoding ABC transporter ATP-binding protein: protein MDGKKLQARGLCKTYGKVKALDQVDLTLEPGHIYGLIGRNGAGKTTLLAALTAQLPVESGTVTYGGEPVWENEKALADLCFSRELSGKLGSSVNSLRVREYLKAGRLFYPHWDAAYAEKLVAQFGLDPKKRISAMSKGMMSALTIVLALASRAPITMMDEPVAGLDIVAREDFYRLLLEDYAATGRTFVISTHILEEAATVFERVLILKEGRLIEDCDTDTLLAQFCAVSGRDDAVAAACEGYEVLHTETLGRQTMCTVRAPAEEIAARGLDVDCDVLTLQKVFVALCGHEREGM, encoded by the coding sequence ATGGATGGCAAGAAATTGCAGGCCCGGGGCCTGTGCAAGACCTACGGCAAGGTAAAAGCGCTGGATCAGGTGGATCTGACGCTGGAGCCGGGACACATCTATGGGCTGATTGGCCGCAACGGAGCCGGCAAGACTACCCTGCTGGCCGCCCTGACGGCCCAGCTGCCGGTGGAAAGCGGCACGGTGACCTACGGCGGCGAACCGGTGTGGGAAAACGAAAAAGCGCTGGCCGACCTTTGTTTCAGCCGGGAGCTTTCCGGCAAGCTGGGGTCCAGTGTAAACAGCCTGCGGGTACGGGAGTATCTGAAAGCGGGGCGGTTGTTCTATCCCCACTGGGACGCGGCCTACGCCGAAAAGCTGGTGGCGCAGTTCGGGCTGGACCCCAAAAAGCGGATCAGCGCCATGTCCAAAGGTATGATGAGCGCCTTGACCATCGTGCTGGCGCTGGCCAGCCGGGCGCCTATCACGATGATGGATGAACCGGTGGCCGGTCTGGACATTGTTGCTCGGGAGGACTTTTACCGGCTGCTGCTGGAAGATTACGCTGCCACCGGGCGGACCTTTGTGATCTCCACCCACATTCTGGAGGAGGCCGCCACGGTATTTGAGCGGGTGCTGATCCTGAAAGAGGGCCGCCTTATCGAGGACTGCGACACCGACACCCTGCTGGCGCAGTTCTGTGCAGTGTCCGGCCGGGACGACGCGGTAGCTGCTGCCTGCGAAGGGTACGAAGTACTGCACACCGAGACGCTGGGCCGCCAGACCATGTGTACGGTGCGGGCCCCGGCAGAGGAGATCGCCGCCCGCGGGCTGGATGTGGACTGTGACGTCCTGACGCTGCAGAAGGTCTTTGTGGCCCTCTGCGGTCATGAACGGGAGGGGATGTAA